In one Phycisphaeraceae bacterium genomic region, the following are encoded:
- a CDS encoding discoidin domain-containing protein: MSTLRRTVSVFVIVFFCMTCSISAEPLRLAAGETHEIKLPLPSAHSAALRIHISEADFGGASLQVRFNGKDLVPYHAFGGDTRYDNVKGKPGLHPPTARIEANYSLIKEWTQAENTIVITNAGPGHVTISEITLVPCSAHDLPRYENSIYFDFDVWRQASVMHPGINWYLDSMLLGVIPGGGTQIMNYSGPESINQLKLAAEDARVNWGFKRSTFYSIWHLANGAKAWGQFIDVDHNPATPVIYAPDGKELTTTGKIHVQFANPPEVPAGTEIALIKPNGYLDALKPGIDGLQAYSSDYNFTCEQWGPRGQGFGRWWGDNLAAQGYDAKKWADNYQTEFSKVTGYAHEKNPASPVWAPHWWIPDIRFLLYDTAIARNMPMRDMTDGMMTHYYSFPFAGYTKEGKPVMDDDKSRPAVAQPELQYPGGKFETPDWERSRPYMGTNVLIPEIAIDWNRYRLSRTEKDLLPSIDKTTHRWRDGRPFTFTAGFDGDEQAYNNETCVYDRNYSAPAPYQFLYAMFSYSLLPSGAGESKEFAITRTLPLTPEAKPTDDIFSEVQIPINKYGDWVVGAAGTHRLKTRDPLYGDMFGYTGFEQATTGDYIWLSGIKERHHRKSGADAWNLVRRTCYAFVTADRVYPAIVNDADTQNLFVKTLLIKQAGRDVIAIYAVNFHGQPHQLDISLPTAWAGVTVAQVFDEKAADWADAREIKWDAGTSVLQVKAKLPAGSPYAMFIYPPAGEAGTAFTRLATPHPASPWGNQNVTSQAVELKWSNSNETAGVKDGSVRYEIQLAREMLFRSQDMVLTQGDCADTHWKVAASLVPNQRYHWRVRAIDEDGNSTPWSKPESFWYQAGAGASPVAVSGDCPAISATPPRAEQQPDLKPFTDSDNLAHTGMPFSYPNYWEGAAEACDGFALSAWMPDQTDPNEGRKPEFPAWWAVRFDDQQTVTTVSLLWTEGNIGKDFAIQTWDGKSWQTARSVKGNTAVRSDMSLDAPISTRAVRVWITAPEKETAHLAEVYVK, encoded by the coding sequence ATGTCCACCCTGCGCCGCACGGTTTCTGTATTTGTGATCGTATTTTTCTGTATGACCTGTTCCATCTCTGCCGAACCGCTCAGGCTCGCCGCCGGTGAAACGCACGAGATCAAGCTGCCGTTACCGTCCGCACACTCCGCGGCGCTGAGGATTCATATTTCCGAGGCCGACTTTGGCGGGGCCTCGCTCCAAGTGCGCTTCAACGGTAAGGACCTGGTTCCCTATCACGCCTTTGGTGGTGACACACGGTACGACAACGTGAAAGGTAAGCCCGGCCTCCACCCGCCGACAGCCCGGATCGAAGCCAACTATTCGCTTATCAAAGAGTGGACGCAAGCGGAGAACACGATTGTCATCACCAACGCTGGCCCAGGTCACGTCACCATCAGCGAGATCACGCTTGTACCTTGCTCCGCACATGACTTGCCGCGTTACGAAAACTCCATCTATTTCGACTTCGACGTTTGGCGTCAGGCGAGCGTGATGCACCCGGGCATCAACTGGTATCTCGATTCAATGCTCCTTGGGGTCATTCCAGGGGGCGGTACGCAGATCATGAACTACAGCGGGCCTGAGTCGATCAATCAACTTAAGCTCGCCGCCGAGGACGCCCGTGTGAACTGGGGGTTTAAGCGTTCCACGTTTTATTCCATCTGGCACCTCGCCAACGGAGCCAAGGCGTGGGGGCAGTTTATTGACGTTGACCACAATCCCGCGACACCCGTGATCTATGCACCTGACGGCAAGGAACTGACTACGACGGGAAAGATCCACGTTCAGTTTGCCAATCCGCCGGAAGTTCCAGCCGGCACCGAGATCGCGCTGATCAAACCCAATGGCTATCTGGACGCGCTTAAGCCGGGCATTGATGGGCTGCAGGCATACTCGAGCGACTACAACTTCACCTGCGAGCAGTGGGGGCCGCGCGGACAGGGCTTCGGCCGGTGGTGGGGGGACAACCTTGCCGCTCAGGGCTACGACGCGAAGAAGTGGGCGGATAATTACCAGACCGAGTTCAGCAAGGTGACCGGTTATGCTCACGAAAAAAATCCTGCCTCTCCGGTGTGGGCTCCGCACTGGTGGATTCCCGACATCCGATTCCTGCTTTACGACACGGCAATCGCCCGCAACATGCCGATGCGTGATATGACCGACGGCATGATGACGCACTATTACAGCTTTCCTTTTGCCGGCTACACAAAGGAAGGCAAACCGGTGATGGATGATGACAAGTCGCGTCCGGCCGTCGCACAGCCGGAACTGCAATACCCCGGAGGCAAGTTTGAGACGCCGGACTGGGAAAGGTCGCGGCCTTACATGGGAACGAACGTGCTGATTCCTGAGATCGCAATCGACTGGAATCGTTATCGCTTGAGCCGAACGGAGAAAGATTTGTTGCCGTCGATCGATAAGACGACGCATCGCTGGCGTGATGGTCGGCCGTTCACGTTTACCGCCGGTTTCGATGGTGACGAACAGGCATATAACAATGAGACCTGTGTTTACGACCGTAACTACAGCGCGCCGGCACCGTACCAGTTTCTTTACGCAATGTTCAGCTATTCGCTGTTACCGAGCGGTGCCGGCGAGTCGAAAGAATTTGCAATCACCCGCACTCTCCCGCTGACACCGGAGGCGAAACCGACGGACGACATATTTTCCGAAGTCCAGATACCCATTAATAAATACGGCGATTGGGTAGTGGGTGCGGCAGGAACACACCGGCTCAAGACCAGAGATCCTCTTTATGGTGATATGTTCGGCTACACCGGTTTCGAGCAGGCGACCACCGGCGACTACATCTGGCTCAGCGGTATCAAGGAGCGACATCATCGTAAATCCGGTGCTGACGCATGGAATCTGGTACGGCGGACCTGTTATGCGTTCGTCACCGCCGATCGTGTGTATCCCGCGATTGTGAATGATGCCGACACGCAGAATCTTTTTGTCAAGACGCTGTTGATCAAACAGGCGGGACGTGACGTGATCGCGATTTATGCGGTGAATTTTCACGGTCAGCCGCATCAACTCGATATTTCACTGCCGACTGCCTGGGCCGGTGTGACAGTAGCGCAGGTCTTCGACGAGAAGGCTGCTGATTGGGCTGACGCACGGGAAATAAAGTGGGATGCGGGAACATCCGTGCTGCAGGTGAAGGCGAAACTGCCCGCCGGCTCGCCCTATGCGATGTTCATTTATCCTCCGGCAGGTGAAGCGGGTACCGCATTTACCCGGCTTGCGACGCCGCACCCAGCCTCACCCTGGGGTAATCAAAATGTGACGAGCCAGGCTGTTGAACTCAAATGGAGCAACAGCAACGAGACAGCAGGTGTGAAAGACGGCTCGGTAAGGTATGAGATTCAACTGGCGCGAGAGATGCTCTTTCGTTCGCAGGATATGGTGTTGACGCAAGGTGATTGCGCTGACACTCATTGGAAGGTGGCTGCCAGCCTTGTTCCGAATCAGCGCTACCACTGGCGGGTGCGCGCGATTGACGAAGATGGCAACTCAACTCCGTGGTCAAAGCCGGAATCCTTCTGGTACCAGGCTGGCGCAGGCGCATCTCCGGTTGCGGTGTCCGGGGATTGTCCCGCCATTTCCGCAACACCTCCGCGTGCGGAGCAACAGCCTGATCTGAAACCGTTCACTGACTCAGATAATCTGGCACATACAGGCATGCCTTTTTCGTATCCGAATTACTGGGAAGGCGCAGCCGAGGCATGCGACGGTTTTGCCTTGAGCGCATGGATGCCCGATCAAACCGACCCCAACGAAGGCCGCAAGCCCGAATTTCCAGCTTGGTGGGCTGTGAGGTTTGACGACCAGCAGACCGTTACCACTGTTTCCTTGCTCTGGACTGAAGGCAATATCGGAAAAGATTTCGCCATACAAACCTGGGACGGCAAATCGTGGCAAACAGCACGCAGCGTCAAGGGTAATACGGCTGTTCGGTCGGATATGTCACTTGATGCGCCGATCAGTACCCGGGCGGTGCGCGTGTGGATCACAGCCCCTGAAAAAGAGACCGCCCACCTTGCGGAGGTTTACGTGAAATAG
- a CDS encoding BatA and WFA domain-containing protein yields the protein MLFLAPIMLAGLAAIAVPVVIHLMDRSKSAAVDWPTLRFLKIARQQSARRTRLKNILVLLARCLILALLAAAFAKPYQTEEEWIRPPNLPTTLVIALDNSYSMGYRDGGTGSGSGTTDANEVGSRFARAKDLALKQIASLSQEDEVALVVFNEQARAMTERPTRDHDLVRKLIKDARLSDFGTSVTPALTLAFAIGNLDAETGANSESNDQNSHPARSPAGTQPSSKKRDAWRQVMLYSDMQESGWRRVVEEKFVDKIASPIPLTIVDLGSTGGAGNRFIRNVVVRDETAGGFLAVEAEVASQDGTASGQQATLWVDGQKATAPETVPLGSNKVTLRAPLPSPGVHTCMVSLQEDRLSVDDRAYFSVNITGGTHVTVVDGDPSDIPSQSETYFLDTALGFARSRSTGLTMDKITPVQLSATPLSKGGCLILANVSRLDGSALTNVENFLRSGGSVVVALGDKVDIAHYNKDWPFLPLRLDRMMGDAARSRAYSVLIEAADHPIFAGVDLSATRYFTFVGADPTTLKPGGKVLASFSNSSPYIVEGTFGGGGEEKGVAGAAGRVLLFTGALDADGSNLPYRRAFVPLVDRVTAYMTRQRLSSRVVMLGQPVRFVGPGTLDRHAITITTPDGETATITAQRDAQGAAVAEYRDTQSVGVYRVEADEGFATGGAFAVNLNTSESILLPIKNDEIKKVWGTHPLRIFHDAAPGTPEWNPNASSELTVKRTEYWPWLLLAAFLVFIGETALANFFTRRRRVEATPGTEYLGTRRNENTLAGIGVTSPEDDEVRVA from the coding sequence ATGCTTTTTCTAGCCCCCATCATGTTGGCCGGTCTCGCCGCGATCGCGGTGCCGGTAGTGATCCATCTGATGGATCGCTCGAAGAGTGCCGCGGTCGATTGGCCGACGCTGCGATTTCTCAAAATCGCCCGGCAGCAGTCCGCGCGTCGGACACGGCTTAAAAATATCCTGGTTCTTTTGGCGCGCTGTCTGATTCTCGCGCTGCTCGCGGCGGCATTTGCCAAGCCGTATCAGACGGAGGAGGAATGGATTCGTCCGCCTAACTTGCCGACGACGCTGGTCATCGCCCTGGATAACTCCTACAGCATGGGATACCGAGACGGCGGGACCGGAAGCGGGAGCGGCACAACTGATGCCAACGAGGTCGGTTCCCGTTTCGCCCGCGCCAAAGATCTGGCTCTTAAACAGATCGCATCGCTCTCACAGGAAGATGAAGTCGCACTGGTCGTGTTTAACGAGCAGGCAAGAGCAATGACCGAACGTCCAACGCGCGATCATGATCTGGTGCGAAAGCTGATCAAAGACGCGAGGCTCAGCGATTTTGGTACGAGTGTCACGCCGGCACTGACCTTGGCGTTTGCAATTGGAAATCTTGATGCGGAGACCGGGGCGAATTCCGAATCGAACGATCAAAACAGTCATCCTGCCCGCAGCCCCGCCGGTACGCAGCCGTCAAGTAAAAAGCGCGATGCCTGGCGGCAGGTGATGCTCTACTCCGACATGCAGGAGTCGGGCTGGCGGCGCGTGGTGGAAGAAAAATTTGTGGACAAAATCGCTTCGCCGATACCCTTGACCATCGTCGATCTTGGTTCGACCGGCGGCGCGGGGAATCGCTTTATTCGCAATGTGGTTGTGCGTGATGAAACAGCCGGCGGGTTCCTCGCCGTAGAGGCTGAAGTCGCAAGTCAGGACGGCACCGCCAGCGGTCAGCAGGCGACTCTGTGGGTCGATGGGCAAAAAGCTACCGCCCCGGAAACGGTTCCGCTGGGGTCCAACAAAGTTACGCTTCGCGCTCCGCTGCCCTCGCCGGGTGTTCATACCTGTATGGTCTCGCTTCAGGAAGATCGTCTTTCGGTTGATGACCGAGCCTATTTTTCTGTGAACATCACTGGCGGAACACATGTAACCGTCGTCGATGGTGATCCATCCGACATTCCTTCACAATCCGAAACCTATTTTCTGGATACCGCCCTTGGCTTTGCGCGATCGCGCTCGACCGGACTGACCATGGACAAGATCACGCCGGTGCAGCTTTCGGCTACCCCCTTGAGCAAGGGAGGGTGCCTGATCCTTGCGAACGTCAGCCGTCTGGATGGCTCCGCGCTGACGAATGTCGAAAATTTTCTGCGTTCGGGCGGCAGTGTCGTCGTCGCGTTGGGTGATAAGGTTGATATCGCGCACTACAACAAGGACTGGCCGTTTCTTCCGCTGCGACTTGATCGAATGATGGGTGATGCAGCACGCTCTCGTGCGTACAGCGTGCTGATCGAAGCTGCAGATCACCCGATCTTCGCGGGTGTCGATCTTTCCGCCACTCGCTATTTCACGTTCGTGGGTGCCGATCCGACGACACTCAAGCCCGGCGGGAAAGTGCTCGCGTCGTTTTCCAACAGCTCACCCTACATTGTTGAGGGGACATTCGGCGGCGGTGGAGAGGAGAAAGGCGTCGCGGGCGCGGCCGGCCGAGTGTTACTATTCACGGGTGCTCTTGATGCCGACGGGTCTAACCTGCCTTATCGTCGCGCGTTCGTGCCATTGGTTGATCGTGTTACAGCCTACATGACTCGGCAACGGCTGAGTTCTCGCGTAGTGATGCTGGGTCAACCTGTACGATTCGTCGGTCCGGGTACGCTTGACCGACACGCAATTACGATTACGACGCCTGATGGCGAGACCGCCACGATCACCGCTCAGCGCGATGCTCAGGGTGCTGCGGTTGCCGAATACCGCGACACGCAAAGTGTCGGTGTCTATCGAGTCGAAGCTGATGAAGGTTTTGCGACCGGCGGCGCGTTTGCGGTAAACCTCAACACCAGCGAATCCATCCTGTTACCCATCAAAAATGATGAAATCAAAAAAGTCTGGGGTACACATCCGCTGCGGATTTTCCATGATGCAGCACCGGGAACGCCGGAGTGGAATCCCAACGCATCTTCAGAGCTGACCGTGAAACGTACGGAATACTGGCCGTGGCTGCTGCTGGCGGCGTTTCTGGTTTTCATCGGTGAGACGGCACTGGCAAACTTCTTCACTCGCCGCCGTCGAGTCGAGGCCACGCCCGGCACTGAATATCTGGGTACGCGCCGAAATGAAAATACACTGGCGGGGATTGGCGTCACTTCGCCAGAAGACGATGAGGTGCGCGTCGCATGA
- a CDS encoding DUF58 domain-containing protein: MKLDSSTIDRFLEPKLLRALARLPLMSRRVVEGAMVGSHRSPFKGFSTEFADHRGYVRGDDLRHLDWKVFSRTERYYIKRYEENTNLRGYIVLDCSNSMAFPRKPKAGQITKYEYACRLAAGLSYVLIRQQDPVGLFMFNDDLVAEIPAMRSLSHLRRMLRTMDEVQPSSRTESGKALTAVASRLKRRGLLLIISDLLDEPDKIVSALAQFRHRGHDAIVIQVLDQDELVFPFEKMVTLRDMETREQVSLDGGEVAAEYARQITAFIERYKKSCFEHNFDYVLASTATPYDSLLTALLTRRKK; the protein is encoded by the coding sequence TTGAAGCTTGACTCATCGACAATTGACCGATTCCTTGAACCCAAATTGCTTCGCGCTTTGGCGCGGCTGCCATTGATGTCGCGGCGTGTTGTCGAAGGCGCGATGGTCGGGTCGCATCGTTCACCTTTCAAGGGATTCAGTACCGAGTTTGCCGATCACCGTGGTTATGTGCGGGGCGATGATCTCCGTCACCTTGACTGGAAAGTGTTTTCCCGTACTGAGCGGTACTACATCAAGCGCTACGAGGAAAACACGAATCTTCGCGGCTACATCGTGCTTGATTGCTCAAATTCGATGGCGTTTCCGCGCAAGCCCAAGGCAGGACAGATCACCAAATATGAATATGCCTGTCGTCTTGCTGCGGGGTTATCATACGTACTGATCCGCCAACAGGATCCGGTCGGGCTGTTCATGTTTAACGACGATCTTGTGGCTGAGATTCCCGCGATGCGCTCTCTTTCACACCTGCGGCGAATGCTGCGGACGATGGACGAGGTGCAGCCGTCATCACGCACGGAGTCAGGCAAGGCTCTGACCGCGGTGGCCAGCCGACTAAAACGGCGCGGATTACTGCTGATTATCAGCGACCTGCTCGACGAGCCGGACAAGATTGTCAGCGCGCTGGCGCAATTTCGTCATCGCGGCCATGACGCGATCGTGATCCAGGTGCTCGATCAGGATGAGCTGGTATTCCCCTTTGAAAAAATGGTGACGCTCCGCGACATGGAGACACGCGAGCAGGTCTCACTCGACGGCGGCGAAGTGGCTGCGGAGTACGCACGACAGATTACAGCCTTTATCGAGCGGTATAAGAAGAGCTGTTTTGAACACAACTTTGACTACGTTCTGGCGAGTACCGCCACCCCGTACGACTCATTGCTGACGGCACTGCTGACACGGAGGAAAAAATAA
- a CDS encoding DUF4159 domain-containing protein yields MKTEHSDSCCTRENRIELPGAASIFPVWRRRSFLGAILGSTLVAPKLLAAVRDAGPCGAPPPPKPAQASAAEGIPPLPLPATPQRRTEKKNPPRPPVIAVKIKTGTEQDWATDLNDLNNLLIWMKSSLGVNFTYDEKMLSEVDLEAAEVPVLYRTGHHAFEFTSDERRRLREYMLRGGMMIFDACCGRPEFAKSARAEIAQIFPDHKLKPIGADHPIFNCYYQNAGVVHFTPISHLSSPGPSGIEGIEIACRMALVFSPHDLSCGWDMHTHTIEGNTYIESEDGLKIGANFMAYATATRDMSVSTAAAKGFVDVDAAKTDKFRVGQIVHEGDWNPDPVGLQNLLDTVGQTTALKISFATEPVTVDADKLSKFPFVYMTGHEDFVWSDGQVAAMRQYLQNGGFLFADACCGRQKFDFAFRREMAKVLKGEAGLAALPGNHPLYQIQNKIKTVGYTEATAARYNGKVGDLPRLEGASIGGRLAVVYSPISLNVGWRLRSVPYAVAYQPKSALDLGVNTVMYAVSQ; encoded by the coding sequence ATGAAAACTGAACACTCCGACTCCTGTTGCACACGTGAGAATCGCATCGAGTTGCCCGGAGCTGCATCGATTTTTCCGGTGTGGCGTCGGCGCAGCTTCCTTGGGGCAATTCTGGGTTCGACGTTGGTCGCCCCCAAGCTTCTCGCCGCGGTAAGGGACGCAGGCCCGTGCGGCGCACCGCCGCCGCCCAAGCCCGCTCAGGCATCTGCCGCCGAAGGCATCCCGCCGCTGCCGCTGCCGGCTACACCTCAGCGTCGTACCGAGAAAAAGAACCCGCCTCGCCCTCCCGTCATCGCGGTCAAGATCAAGACAGGCACCGAGCAGGACTGGGCGACCGACCTGAATGACCTCAACAACCTGCTCATCTGGATGAAGTCCAGCCTTGGGGTGAATTTCACCTACGACGAAAAGATGCTCAGCGAGGTTGATCTCGAAGCTGCCGAGGTTCCGGTGCTCTACCGCACGGGGCACCATGCGTTTGAGTTCACCAGCGATGAGCGTCGCCGCCTGCGTGAATACATGCTCCGGGGCGGAATGATGATCTTCGACGCCTGCTGCGGCCGACCGGAGTTCGCCAAGAGCGCCCGTGCAGAAATCGCGCAGATTTTTCCCGACCACAAACTCAAGCCTATCGGTGCTGACCATCCGATCTTTAACTGCTACTACCAGAACGCCGGCGTCGTCCACTTCACACCAATCTCCCACCTGAGCAGTCCGGGCCCCAGCGGTATCGAAGGCATCGAGATCGCCTGCCGCATGGCTCTGGTGTTCTCTCCGCACGACCTTTCCTGCGGCTGGGACATGCACACGCACACCATCGAAGGCAATACCTACATCGAAAGTGAAGACGGCCTGAAAATCGGCGCGAACTTCATGGCCTACGCCACCGCGACTCGTGATATGAGCGTCTCAACGGCTGCGGCGAAAGGCTTTGTCGATGTCGATGCTGCCAAGACGGATAAGTTCCGCGTCGGTCAGATCGTTCACGAGGGGGACTGGAATCCTGATCCTGTCGGGCTTCAGAATCTGCTCGACACCGTCGGCCAGACCACCGCTTTGAAAATCAGCTTCGCCACGGAACCGGTCACCGTAGATGCGGACAAACTCAGCAAGTTCCCCTTCGTCTATATGACCGGCCACGAAGATTTCGTCTGGAGCGATGGGCAGGTCGCAGCGATGCGGCAATACCTGCAAAACGGCGGTTTCCTGTTCGCTGACGCCTGCTGCGGTCGGCAGAAGTTCGACTTCGCCTTCCGCCGAGAGATGGCCAAAGTTCTCAAAGGTGAAGCGGGTCTGGCGGCACTGCCGGGAAATCATCCGCTGTACCAGATCCAGAACAAGATCAAAACCGTCGGTTACACCGAGGCGACTGCCGCACGCTACAACGGCAAAGTCGGCGACCTGCCGCGACTCGAAGGGGCTTCGATCGGCGGACGGCTGGCGGTGGTTTACAGCCCGATTTCGCTTAACGTCGGCTGGCGTCTTCGCTCGGTGCCATACGCTGTCGCCTACCAACCCAAGAGCGCGCTCGACTTGGGCGTTAACACCGTGATGTACGCGGTGAGCCAGTGA